The nucleotide window TGATATGTCTTACTATTtcttgcatatcctatgaaaatgcaatcaacggttttcggtcaaatctttatccttttgggtttaggaacttgcactttagcTAAATAGCCCCacacttaaaaatattttaaattaggTTTCCtaccttttcatttttcatatagaaTGGATTGCATTTTACTATAGAGAACTCGATTGAGTATTTGGTTAGCCGTAAGAATAGCTTcccccccacaagttctgggGTAAATAAGAACTTGTCAACAAGACATTCATCATCTCCTATAATGTTCTATTATTTCTTTCCGCAATTTTATTAGATTGTAGTGGGTAAGAGACAGTTGTTTGGTAAATAATatcatattccaaacatatttcttcaaaatgagattcatattcaccaccccttcttatcatttgatttttttatttaggcaaaaaaatacataaaaagacACCTAAAGTTGGCCCCATATATCTATCTCACACCTAAAGTTGACCATATACACACTTTATGTTTGGTTTTATTGTGTCAAGTAAACACACAGTCTGTGGAAGGTATAGTGCGTGACATACAGTCGCTCCTACGTGGTTAAGTGAACAAATCAGAATTCAACACGTAGACTACACGTGGTTAAACCTTCCAGCGACAAATtaaaacgaaaaaagaaaaagaaaattaaaacaatTCAAAAGAGGACAAATTAAGCGGGGGTTTTCATTTCAGTAAATTTCTTTTTACTAAAAACCCTAATTCCCAAATCtcctcaaatcgatcttcatcAATCTCTTCAATGGTGTGGGTAATCGTTCAATATCTTCGATAAAACTTAAAAACTAGAACCTTATCCATTCTTTGCCTTTAATTTTGCTTCGGTCATCTGTCGTTAGTCATCGGTGGGGAAGATATCGATATCGATATCGATCGGAGTGGGCTTGAAGACAAATAACAGAAGAAATTTTATTAAGAGGTATTAGCATTTCTACTATTTGTTATCTCTTTTTCATGCGTTTGTAAATggattttttgttatttaagttggaaaagttttaCTCTGTTACTGTACTCGGCTAAAGGGAAAAATGTTTTGGCTTTTTCGTCTGTTAAAGGATAGGGAATCTTGACCTTTATTTCTTGTCTTTTTCAGAGTTTGTTCAAACATTGGTGgctttattattgttgttttttaCCACATGGGTAGGGTTACTGAAAGACAATATGTTGGGAGTTGGAAAGGGTTGTCTTTACTATAGATAAAGACCATTTTTCTCTGACCGAGATGAAATGTTACACtaaggatattgggtatgataAAGTTGAAGGCGTTTATGTCAAAGACCCTACCAATATTCAATATGTTGCATTGGAAATTGACAACCAACTATATATTATTAAAGACTCGCATACTGGGTCCATTATTGACTTGTATGTGAAACGTGTCATGGTGAAAGAAGGGGTCCCTGCTGGCAGTGTTGTAGGTCCACTGGTTGGTGACATGGACCAAGAAACAATTAATATAGAAAGTATGGTTAATTCTAGGGCAACACAGATTGAGGGTGCTATAAATGTGACCTTAAATGAGGCAGTTGGGGTTGAAGGGGAAGTAGAACAAGCTCTTAAAGATGAAGATAGTAGTGATAATGTAGACTTTGAAGAAGATAACTTAAATAATATTCCTGATGAAGATGATAGTAAAATTGATGAAGAATTGAGTGCTTTTAGAGAGACtgctagaaaagaaaagataagTGAAAGAAAGACCAAAAAACATAGAAAAGTCAATGTCATTCAAGAAGTGGAGCTTGGGGAAGCTGGGGTAGTTAATGGATTTGAGGATCTAAGGCTTAACAAGAAAGACATATTTGTTGGAAAGTTGGGTGGTAATGAAGACTTCATTGACTCATCAGATGATGCTAGTGAAGACAGTAGTGAATATTTAGATGTTCTTGCACAATCATGTGTTGATTTACGTTCCAAAAGAAGAAGCAAAAGGCTAAGGTATGATGATTCTGCCAAGTATGCTTTATTTGAATTAGGTATGCTATTTAAAAATATGTAAAGCTTTAGACAAGTTGTAGCTGAGTATGCTATTCAGGAGAAAGTTCAATTAACTCTAAGACCTAATGAACCACATAGAGTAAGGGTAAAATGTAAAGGAAAGTTGTGTAATTGGGAACTGTATGCTACTATTGATAAAGATTCAGGAGATTTCATCGTGAAAAAAATACTATCCAGTCCATAAATGTAATACAAAAAAACAAGAACAAGTTATGCTCAACTAAATATATTTCTAAGAAGTAGTTCAAGGACAGAATAATCTCTCACCTGATATTAGAGTGTATAAGCTGCAAGAAACAATTAGTTGCTATAGGAAAGAATGAGTATCAGCAAATGTACCCAATAGCATGGGCAGTTATTGACCAAGAAACTAAACATTCTTGGAGTTGGTTCTTAAGTCATCTCATTCAAGATTTGGAGCTTGGTCTGGGAGATGGATTAACAGTAATGTCTGGCATGAAAAAGGTACTATACTACTTTCTTTTCTGTTGCTTAATTCTTTATTGTTGCTTAGTTCATTTCTGTTTCTTATTTCATTATGTTTCCTCTTTTTATGTATATAAGGCTCTTGTTCCAGTTGTTCAAGAATTACTTTCTAATGCTGAAAGGAGGATGTGTGCAAGACATATTTGGGCAAACTGGCAAAAAATATGGAGAGGTGGAGCAAGAAGAAAAGCTTTATGGAAATGTGCCAAGGCTAGTTTTGAGATAAAATTGAAAGAAGAATTTGAACACTTGGATAAACTTGGGCATAACATTTGTGAATCCCCACTTAGTTATAACAAAGAGTACTGGTGTAGGGCTTATTTTAGTGAAACTGTTAGGTGTGATATTGTTGAAAATAATATGTGTGAGATATTTAACTCTTGGATTGTGGGTCCTAAGCATAATACAATCATTAGTATGCTTGAAGATATTAGACATAAGATAATGAATAGACATGGGGATATGATCAAATTTGCTGAAACTTGGATCAATGACATTTCACCCATGGCAAGATTAGCTttagaagaaaacaaataagtTGGTATAAGATTAAAAGTGATGAGGAATGCTGATACTGACTTTGAAATTGAGGAAGGAGAATATAGGTTCATTGTTGACATGGTTAGGAAAACATGTAGTTGGAAACTATGGCTGTTGAGGGGTATCCCTTGTGCCCATGTAGTTTGTGCATTATTTCATATTGGGGAAGATCGAAAAGATTATGTTGAGCATTGGTATAGAAAAGATACATACTTGAATGCTTACAAGTATTTCATTCAACCAATACCCAATATGAAGATGTGGCCTGAATCAAATAACCCACCAGTCGAGCTATTTGAAGTTAAACCAATGCCTGATAGACCCAAGAGATGTAGGAGAAAGGAAAAAGATGAACCAAGAAAAAAGAAATGGGGAAAAACATCAAAGAAAGGAGCCAAGATGACATGTTCTAACTACCACTAAGTTGGCCACAACAAAAAAAAGGTGCAAATAGGGGTGTGTGCTTTGTTATTTTCATTGATCTACTTACTTGTTAGCCTTTGTCTTCTAACCTTTGTTTTGTTACTTATAGCCTCATGAAAGACCACAAACAACGACTGAAGCAATACCAAACAGTTAACCTGCTACTCAACAATCTAGTACAACTACCGAAGCAATGCTAACGAGACAATCTAGTACCCAACATTTCAGTGTTCCTTCTTCTTTGTGTCAAGATACTACAAGAGttagaaataatatttttactggGAGAGGGAGAGGACTAGAAATAGGAGTTGGCAGAGGAAAGGGAAGGGGAATTGGTAGAGGAAGGGGAAGGGGGATGATTCTGATTCAACAAGTACATCAGCCAGTACACCTGTTGGATTTGCTACTACTGATTCTCTTCATGTTGCTACTAACACTCTGTTTGGATCATTGTTCCTTAttgttttataatgtattgtatcgtatcgtattgtattgtatcgttttatgaatacaatgtttggatagattgtattgtttgttattgttaaataatattttgctgtttggtttgactgtatcgtactgtattgtaactgataagtttactaaaataccctcaattgtttaaatattaaatttatcaaaaattatgcataaaaataattttaaaaaaacaaaacagaagaagGCAAACACCTTAAGAAAGCAGAAAAAAGCGGACAGAAGAAGGTAAAACAAAGGAACACAACTAATTAGAATTGAGTTAAAAGCAAATTAGGAGAAAAATCAAACAGAAGGCGGCAAAATACCTATAATGTTGGCGGCAGAAGTTTTGGAAACAAATAAAGTAGGTTATAGGTTGGAGATTTAGagttaaaatagaaaaaaagttaaagggtaaaatagaattatggagtaataagttagggcataattggaaagaaaaataggaaacaatcccaccacaccaaatcggttgttTCAAAAAATGGGACTTTTCATTGTTCCGGAACAAtggatttaacaatacaatacaaccaaatacaatacaaccaattttaatgaaacaatcaaaacaaacgtTGTTTTGGGATAACAATACAATATGATATAACGgggaacaaccatccaaacaagctgtaaatcTATTTCTGCTGCTgtcgaaaaaaaaaacaagagaacTGGGATTCGGCATTTCAATAGACACACAATATGGAGACTAGTTCTTAATGTAAGCTCTTTCACATTTCTATACGATAACACATAAGTTATTAACAGATTTCCTAATAGATATCACTCTAAATTTACAGCCCGAAACACTAAGTGAAAGAGTCATCTCTAGTGGGAGACAATTAAAGAATGCATACCTACCAATATTGATCTTGGATTCAAGCTACCTAGATTGAAATGAAAGAGAAAAACTGCTATTACTAGAAAccaacttcaacaacaaaaagagatgcaaatgaagaagaaaaagactcATTAGAGAAGTTTTCACTTTATGTAGTTTGTTCAAGTGTTTTGTCTAATTTGGTTTTCATGAATCTAAAACTACAGTTTTAGTTATTTGCTATTAAAGCAATGTTTCAGATGTATGTTTGGCATTTTATTTTGTGACTATTGCCTTGGTTTGAGCAATGAAATTTGTAGTTTATTCTACAGATTGTATTTGTCTTGGTAGAGCTTATTGTACAGTTTGTATTTGTGTCTTGTAGCTGCGGTTGGAGAGAACATTGTCATGTCAAAATTTAGCTAAAATATTAGTCCAAAAGTGGTTCAACTTGTATTCATCTAAGTTTCTTACATTACAGCATTCAAATGAGCTACTGTTTTACATAACTGCCAATACACAAAAGACCTCCTTCAACCAACTAAATTTCAATATACATAGCAAATATTACATAAGAAACTCTCTAACAATCCAAACGAGTATCACAATGACCAGCAACATTTTGTACTTTCTCCtcatcttttccttttcttcgtCGTATTTTTTGATCCTCTTCAAAAATTCCCAAATTACAATCCTATCTTGTTCAGAAAATTCATCTTCAAACCCCTTAAAATACTTACACCCTTCCTATAAAATAGTAAGAAAAGTCCATAAAAATGGAGTCTTGGCCAACCAATTTTGAAGGAACAAAATAGGCACAAAAAATAACTCTAAAAATTACTTACTCGACCATATTGGCATCCAAGATACCTACGACCTAGGTTATATTATGACCACGAAATCATCAATTCTGCCCTTTTACCACAATGATAATACAAGGTGCTTTCCATTTTTGATAATGCTTCGTAATAGAGAAAGCGGGAAGATAAAAGTAGGAAAGAGTCGGGGAAGAATGGGGATTTAGGTTTAGGAATTTGAGAATTGGgataaatataaaagaaatttattaaGGGTATAATagtaattttgtagttttttaaCTGTTACAATCAAGAAAAATTTCACCTAACGTTCTGCCCAGCATTTGTATCTCACTCGAGTTGCCATGTCAGAGATGTGTGTTTACTTTGATACAATAAAACCAAACATAAAGTGCATAGTAAGTTAGAGTATGAGATAGATATCTAGGGCCAACTTTAGGTCTCTCTTTATATATTTTGCCTTTTATTTAGTTgtgtttcaactttatttttatattgtttGAATGCCTCAATTgttcatctttaatttaaataagtAAATATAACAACATCTAGTATTGtcttcaataaaagttatgaaatacatTTTCCCACTGCGAGATgatattgacttcatgtcacaaatatctgtgtgaattaagtctaaaggatttgaattcctttcaactgatttataaggatgtttaacatacttagattccacacatatttgacactTCAAATTATCGTATTCatatttaggcaatacttccaagttaacCATTTTTGTATAGTTTTGAAGTTGACGTGACataaacgtacatgccataaattatttaactcaagtaagtaagaagaaactTAAACTTTATTGAAATCAATAACTATTATATTTAACTTGAAAATGCCCTCAGTTAAGTAACATTTTCCTACATACAcatcattcttacttattacaactttTTCAGAAAGAAACACACACTTCAATCCATTCTTGATAAGAAGTCCAATAGAAACCAAATTCTTGTGAATTTCAAGAACATAGAGAACATTGTTTAGAGTCACAACTTTGCCCGAAGTCATCTTAAGATATATTCCAACTCCTTCAATGTTTGTTGTTGTGGAGTTTCCCATAACGATAGCCTCGTCGGGCCCTGCGGGAACATAAGAGGCAAATAACTCCTTTTTAGCACAAACAtagcgagtggctccagaatcaatccaccactccttgtGATTTCCTACCAAGATGCATTCAGATAGCATGACTCATAAGTCATCCATTTCATCATTCTTTCCAACCATATTTGCTTGACTCTTCTTCTTGTCCTTCTTCGGTTCACAACATTCCACAACCTTATGTC belongs to Nicotiana tabacum cultivar K326 chromosome 6, ASM71507v2, whole genome shotgun sequence and includes:
- the LOC107823177 gene encoding uncharacterized protein LOC107823177; translated protein: MKCYTKDIGYDKVEGVYVKDPTNIQYVALEIDNQLYIIKDSHTGSIIDLYVKRVMVKEGVPAGSVVGPLVGDMDQETINIESMVNSRATQIEGAINVTLNEAVGVEGEVEQALKDEDSSDNVDFEEDNLNNIPDEDDSKIDEELSAFRETARKEKISERKTKKHRKVNVIQEVELGEAGVVNGFEDLRLNKKDIFVGKLGGNEDFIDSSDDASEDSSEYLDVLAQSCVDLRSKRRSKRLRYDDSAKYALFELGMLFKNM
- the LOC142182319 gene encoding uncharacterized protein LOC142182319; protein product: MRNADTDFEIEEGEYRFIVDMVRKTCSWKLWLLRGIPCAHVVCALFHIGEDRKDYVEHWYRKDTYLNAYKYFIQPIPNMKMWPESNNPPVELFEVKPMPDRPKRCRRKEKDEPRKKKWGKTSKKGAKMTCSNYH